The window GTTCCACTATAACCATACTGAATATGGTTAACTATATGACTAATTGAGTCAAAAATATCTATATCATTTACGGATTTCTTTGATTCAAAATCATTTTTTATTTTTAGTTGTTTTGTATTCATATTTTTATTTACCATTGTATAAACAATTCCCAGACATTTTAAATCTATTCCTTCCGAAGCTATTAAATTACCTACTGCTGTTTGTAAAGAATCAATACCTATAATAGAGTATCGGTCAATTCTATTAGGAATTATGTAAAAGTCTGAGGCTAAAAGTGCACTATCAGTATAGATAGTTAATGTAGGTGGACAATCAATTATTATATAATCATATTGTTTCCTTAATCTACTTTCTGAAATAAAATTTTTCAATCGCTTAACTAAGCTAAAATCACTATTTTTATTTGCTAAAACTAAATTTAAATCACCACACAATAAATCTAAACCATCTTTCAAGTTAATTATTAAGTCTTCTGCTTTTGGTAAGGAATATCTTTTAGACATATCTAATTGAGGTTTGAATAATTGGAAAATAGTTTTATTCTTATTCAATACTTCTAAAGTATAAAAGTTATTACTTACTTCTTCGTCTTCATCTTCATCGTCTGCATTTCCCAGAAAAACTTCTTCTAGTGTAGTCCTAAGATCTACTTTTTCATCGTCTATAATTGTATCATCAATAACACTTTTCTTTTTATATGCATCTATCAAAGAGTGTGTTGCATTAAATTGAGGATCAATATCAATAACTAGAACATTATAATCTTCTAACTTCGCTAGGTAATCTGCTATACCTATACTAAGTGTGGTTTTACCCACTCCACCTTTCATATTGATAAACGAAATAACAGTACCATTTTTCTCCATTAAGACACCCCTATAATAAAATTAGTAATTCAACTAATTAAAATATTACATACTTCTCTAAATTATGCAAAAAAAAAATTTATTCATAACTTAATAATATTGGAATCGATATAGAGTCAGTGTACTATTTAGTAGCCAATTGATGTCAACACAATCTCCACACAATATTATTATAAAAGAATAAAAAATTTGATTTTTTACATAACTATTCGATGATAGTACTTGGTTTGTTAAAAATACTTGATGGTACTGTAATAAAAGTAGAAATAAATCGCGAGGGGATTAAGTTATTTAGAATGTAGAGATGCTGCTTTGTGTAGATAAAGTTACGCTGACTCTTGTCTATACTTATCGCTATGAGATACAATAAAATCCGCCACGTTTGGTTGTGCATAAAAAGTTTTGAAACCATTGTGTAAATTGTGCAGTAGCCTGACCTACACCATTAAGTACCCCGTCCTCCATAGCATCCCCTTGCTACGCTATTTTTATTTGCACAATTTTGCATAGTATTTATTGATTATCTTTTCTTGTTTTACTATCAAATCGTGCATCGCTATTGCTTTAATATCACCTTTAGATACTCCCTTACCTTCGATAATGGATTGATTTCTCATCGCTAATCTAATCATACTATCGATTATATTATTATTATCCTTCATTCATGTACTCTCCTTTCTCTATACTCCGCTACGCTGCGTATGTGGTCGTTTCACTCCCACTATTGATAGCTAATATAGTATTTATTTCTAAACATGCACTCATCACATGGAGAGGGATAGTTTGTATCCCTCGGAGTGTGTGTAGTGTATTTATTCTTTCTTTAAGGAAATGTTTTATAAATCCTTATATATCAACGTTTGTAGTGTTATTTGCTAGTTTTATTATGCAAATTAGACCTCATTATTTAAGTATTTTTCTAACAGTGTTCGCATTCGTTCTGATGGAATATAAACATTGATTGGTTCATCGTTACGAATAGCACTACGGAATAGCCATTGTAGTAATTCTGATAAAGCAAACATATCTTCATCTACTTTAATTTCATGCGAATGGAAGAAACGCTTAATCATAGGATTCATATAACGATTCGCTAAATAAATACAACTCGTAGCTAATGAGTATTCATTGGTCGCCCTTGCATTTAACGGCACAAAAGATTTCTTTAATCCACTTGGTGTTAATGATTTCTGAAAATCTTTAAATGTAGTCCAGATAACCTTTTTAGTAGAACACTGCATTTTGTGACGATAAAAATTGTAGCTATTGTTCTTAATCATATTCTTATATTTGTCACTCTTTAAATTGACGGTTAAATAACTTTTGCTAAAAGCATTAAACTTCTCACCAATCTTGTTAATATCTCTGTTGTCACTAGGTGAAGAATAGTAAATGTTAATCAACGATTTAAAATGCTTTCTGTTTTCCCCCGTTCTACCCTTATACTCATTCAAAGAGTAGCCACTACCTTCTAAATAGCCGACTGATTTATAATTAAATTTCATGTTGAATAAACGATAGTAATAACACTGAATTTGCCCTTCAAACATATACGTCAAAATATAAACTTCATTGAATACCTTAAATAGATCCGTTGGAAAAAGCCAATACATTTTGGCTTCATCAAATAAAACTAAATTCCCCGCATTTGCGATATTTCTAATGGATTGATAATTGCCACAGTCATAGTCCCTAGCATTCCATGTAACTTCTCCACGATTGCCAATACTTATAATAGGTATACCTTCTTCATCAACAGAATTGTTAAGAATCCTTATATCATCGGGTGTCATACTAACTTCATCTATCACATCAATTACTTCATCAAGGATTAGAATATAATTTTCTGCTTCTAAAAGTTGAATCAATTCTGCATCACTTCTTTTTAATAAAGCATGAGTAGATGCAATGTTCTCACCATTAGCAATAGCTTGTTTTAGCGATTCAAGTTTACTTTTCTTACCTTTTTGTTCTGGCTGAATAAATTTCTTAGTAGTATTTTCAATTACTCTATCTATCTCTGTTAGATAGGGTGTAATAAATATAAATTTCATATAAGCTGGACTTTCATTTATATATTGAATAGCCCAACTTGTTTTGCCACTTCCCATAATTGAGTCTACTACTGTAATTGGATTTCTATTTTGTACTAATGATTTCATAAAATATCTCCTTTAATTTTTTTATAAGGAATAACCCTTACTCTTAGGTACTTGCAATTTAACTTCAATTTAGGACGATCACTATAAAAAACTTCAAATAAAAAGCACCTAATTGAGAATTACTCAATTAAATGCTTGCGATTGTTTCTATATTAAGTACACAATATTATAAAAAATCTCTTAAATTTGTTGCTACTTCTTCGACATCTAAATCTAAATACTGAGTTGTCACCGCTAAATCCGAATGCCCCAATGCTTTACTTATGAGTACAATACTCGCCCCTTTATCAAGTAAGTTCTTCGCAAATGCCCTTCTAATAGCATGTGCATTGATATTTTCTATACCTAATCGTTTCGAATATTTGTTCAGTTGCTTAGAAATAGCACAGTTAGATGATTTACTTTTATTCATAGGTAAACCGTTCTGCGTAATAAATACATTTCGATTATCTGTTTCAAAGTGGTAGCGGATGCCCTCATTTAATTTTATTAGTATTTTTAACATAGCCGATAATTCTTCATCAATGGGTAACTTTAAAAACTTATGATTTTTTAATGTTGATCCGTCTAAATTTAAACAAAGATTCTCAAAGTCCACATGACGTTCTCTTAGTTCACCTAACGTACGAATCCGAATACCTGTCTTGTACATCAATTTAATTGCCGCTGCATCTCTAAATCCAATAAATGTACTTTGGTCAATCACTTTTAATAATCTATCTATATCTGATTCTTTAGCACCTTTCTTAACTTCCTTATCAATTTTGATATGAATGTTATTCCAAAACTTCTCTTTAATCCAACCGTTATTAAAGAACTTACTCAATACTGCCTTTGTGGACTTTAAACGGATTAACTTAGTACGTGACGATACTTCTAGAACATCTAAATAATGATAAATTGATTCAACTGTTACATCCTCAACGTATTGTAAACTATTGATAGTTATGAATTGATTAAAGATGTATTCATAGCTTTCTATCGTGCGTTGACGATTCCCCGCTATCCTCATCTGCTGAAATACTGTCTCAAGTGCAGCACGAATTGTTAAACTGTTGTTTATCACTTCATAATTCTTTGATGGCAGTACAACTACGTCACCATTTACTGCAAATACTCCATGCTTTCTACTTCTAGACATCAAAAAAAACCTCCCAATTCATTGTTTGAATTAGAAGGTCTTAAACCAAATTGAAGTTAACTAGTTTCCTCTTTTCTAGCTGCTATAGTTAGTAATGTCAATCCTAGAGAATATAGAGTTAATATATTCTGTAATTTTATAATTACTTCAAATGAAATATTTATCCATGCTATAAAAACAATCAAAATAGTAAGTGGAATTGATAATACCATTAAGGATTCTTTTAACGAGTATGTACACCAATACATAGCTAAAAAGAAATTATTATTTAGGGATTCCCTATACTTCATATTATTTAAGATTGTAGATAAATAATCATTTAAAGCTAAGATAGTAACAAAAATGGCTATACCGACTAAAACTATTGAGGGTAAGGAAAAATCACCAAAAAAATAGAAAATTGAAAAGGTAAAAAAACCCAACCCGATGGAGACTATTAACTTCTTTGAATCCTTA is drawn from Psychrobacillus sp. INOP01 and contains these coding sequences:
- a CDS encoding site-specific integrase, yielding MSRSRKHGVFAVNGDVVVLPSKNYEVINNSLTIRAALETVFQQMRIAGNRQRTIESYEYIFNQFITINSLQYVEDVTVESIYHYLDVLEVSSRTKLIRLKSTKAVLSKFFNNGWIKEKFWNNIHIKIDKEVKKGAKESDIDRLLKVIDQSTFIGFRDAAAIKLMYKTGIRIRTLGELRERHVDFENLCLNLDGSTLKNHKFLKLPIDEELSAMLKILIKLNEGIRYHFETDNRNVFITQNGLPMNKSKSSNCAISKQLNKYSKRLGIENINAHAIRRAFAKNLLDKGASIVLISKALGHSDLAVTTQYLDLDVEEVATNLRDFL
- a CDS encoding ParA family protein; translated protein: MEKNGTVISFINMKGGVGKTTLSIGIADYLAKLEDYNVLVIDIDPQFNATHSLIDAYKKKSVIDDTIIDDEKVDLRTTLEEVFLGNADDEDEDEEVSNNFYTLEVLNKNKTIFQLFKPQLDMSKRYSLPKAEDLIINLKDGLDLLCGDLNLVLANKNSDFSLVKRLKNFISESRLRKQYDYIIIDCPPTLTIYTDSALLASDFYIIPNRIDRYSIIGIDSLQTAVGNLIASEGIDLKCLGIVYTMVNKNMNTKQLKIKNDFESKKSVNDIDIFDSISHIVNHIQYGYSGTLPTKYKSSLEDIESISHEMLEKIAFTLEAVN